A portion of the Bifidobacterium lemurum genome contains these proteins:
- a CDS encoding DUF4913 domain-containing protein, translated as MPDTFITDGISSTPRVLARTIDTATKRDDVAEHSDDRDEEPAKPRTGSTVEVPNLESRPQAADPNADAAGKTLGSDERQRLMVEAAKAAAPVADTAEYGLVIPMMRWLLVVDGVDPDRFSLRKHPDKTVIPPKVAAPAEGMTAAAAPEPTTKEETRSPEPAAESGNKEDGNDVASANDHPMTETEEPSPAAETSASQPAEESNEGDEPSFDDTDLGMPEARTMGADERRDAEGQWGVRIRESDTYYPNLPAFVELYVAHMWPYQQGVMTKFQWVPEWWRYPALVGQLDAMWRAYEHARKQPGSMFIFNIQAFGLLDRVFNKDTGLVRSLGVDADKCKTDVNEPLPCVRPPKGWRREVMSQLRAERSVEPEPMENTRPRNMAGRKERSR; from the coding sequence ATGCCGGACACATTCATCACCGACGGCATCTCTTCGACGCCTCGCGTCCTCGCCCGAACGATCGACACGGCGACAAAACGCGACGACGTCGCGGAACATTCCGACGATAGAGACGAGGAACCGGCGAAACCGCGAACCGGTTCCACCGTCGAAGTCCCCAATCTGGAATCCCGTCCACAAGCGGCCGATCCCAACGCTGACGCGGCCGGAAAGACCCTCGGTTCGGACGAACGCCAACGTCTCATGGTTGAGGCCGCGAAGGCCGCCGCGCCGGTCGCGGACACGGCCGAATACGGTCTCGTGATCCCCATGATGCGATGGCTGCTCGTGGTCGACGGCGTCGACCCCGACCGGTTCTCGCTGCGCAAACACCCGGATAAGACGGTCATCCCTCCAAAGGTCGCCGCTCCGGCCGAGGGGATGACGGCCGCCGCCGCTCCGGAACCGACGACGAAAGAGGAAACCCGATCGCCGGAACCGGCCGCGGAGTCCGGAAACAAGGAGGACGGGAACGACGTCGCTTCGGCGAACGACCATCCCATGACGGAAACGGAAGAGCCATCCCCTGCCGCCGAGACGTCGGCCTCCCAACCGGCCGAAGAATCGAATGAAGGCGACGAGCCGTCCTTCGATGACACGGATCTCGGCATGCCCGAAGCCCGGACGATGGGCGCGGACGAACGCCGCGACGCCGAAGGCCAGTGGGGCGTGCGCATCCGCGAATCCGACACGTATTATCCGAACCTGCCCGCGTTCGTGGAACTGTATGTGGCGCACATGTGGCCCTACCAGCAGGGCGTGATGACGAAATTCCAGTGGGTGCCGGAATGGTGGCGCTATCCCGCCCTCGTCGGCCAGCTCGACGCGATGTGGCGCGCATACGAGCACGCGCGCAAACAGCCGGGAAGCATGTTCATCTTCAACATCCAAGCGTTCGGACTCCTCGATCGCGTCTTCAACAAAGATACCGGCCTCGTTCGATCGCTTGGCGTCGACGCGGACAAGTGCAAGACCGACGTGAACGAACCGTTGCCGTGCGTGCGCCCGCCGAAGGGCTGGAGGCGCGAGGTCATGTCGCAATTGCGCGCGGAACGCTCCGTCGAACCAGAACCCATGGAGAACACCAGGCCACGCAATATGGCCGGCCGTAAGGAAAGGAGCCGATGA
- a CDS encoding SCO6880 family protein: MASSTTYGDWMRPIAGGIRNIGKPLTAAGLGVLVITLILSMANVFAAIAFGVAGIGAVMVLAVRDRQHRNVLDRTVERRTWLSQVNTGRALYRSGMLGMVESGQCRLPGVLSQVSLIECSDGFGNRMTLIRHAHTGEYSLPLACQPQGAGLADDDVEDAYVASWAGLLEYLGAEAGVTQLAVTVDTSPDSGVRFRRNLSRRAVEDAPDLAKLAMAQIMNQYASGGASTSTVLTLTFRYANARDGKWLGPEDAARRIGQLVPDIKAHISAAGGGTARALTADEISRMTRVAYDPAAQDILEEADDKPDVTWEDAGPVAHEARWDYYRHDSGLSRTWQMCDPPKSNVTSSTLARMLGPLADCDRKRVTVLFHILPPDKTAFLAEQNRQAAANQVAQEKRASVSAMGQINKANRQAVETNQGAVIVFFGLMATVTVRCGADEDLRLDAATHAVEGAAGSAKIDLRPCYGAQDTGFAASLPLGINLRNYTPPSILNTL, encoded by the coding sequence GTGGCGTCAAGCACCACCTACGGCGATTGGATGCGTCCCATCGCGGGCGGCATCCGCAACATCGGCAAACCGTTGACGGCCGCCGGCCTCGGCGTGCTCGTCATCACACTGATCCTGAGCATGGCGAACGTGTTCGCGGCGATCGCGTTCGGCGTGGCCGGCATCGGCGCGGTCATGGTGCTCGCGGTGCGCGACCGCCAGCACCGCAACGTGCTCGACCGGACCGTCGAACGGCGCACATGGCTGTCGCAGGTCAACACCGGGCGCGCCCTGTACCGCTCCGGCATGCTCGGCATGGTCGAATCCGGCCAATGCCGGCTGCCCGGCGTCCTCTCGCAGGTGTCGCTCATCGAATGCAGCGACGGTTTCGGCAACCGCATGACCCTCATACGCCACGCGCATACCGGCGAATACTCGCTCCCGCTCGCATGCCAGCCCCAAGGCGCGGGCCTCGCGGACGACGACGTGGAGGACGCCTACGTCGCCTCGTGGGCGGGCCTGCTCGAATACCTGGGCGCGGAGGCGGGCGTCACCCAGCTCGCCGTGACCGTCGACACGTCGCCCGACTCGGGCGTGAGGTTCCGCCGCAACCTGAGCCGCCGCGCGGTCGAGGACGCGCCCGACCTCGCCAAGCTCGCCATGGCACAGATCATGAACCAGTACGCCTCCGGCGGCGCTTCGACGTCGACCGTCCTGACCCTCACGTTCCGCTACGCGAACGCGCGCGACGGCAAATGGCTCGGCCCCGAGGACGCCGCCCGGCGCATCGGCCAGCTCGTGCCCGACATCAAGGCCCACATCAGCGCCGCCGGCGGCGGCACCGCCCGCGCGCTGACCGCCGACGAGATCTCGCGCATGACGCGCGTCGCCTACGATCCCGCCGCCCAGGACATCCTCGAGGAGGCCGACGACAAGCCCGACGTTACGTGGGAGGACGCCGGCCCCGTCGCGCACGAGGCCCGCTGGGATTATTACCGGCACGACTCCGGCCTGTCGCGCACATGGCAGATGTGCGACCCGCCGAAAAGCAACGTGACCAGCTCCACCCTCGCCCGCATGCTCGGCCCCCTGGCCGACTGCGACCGCAAGCGCGTCACCGTGCTGTTCCACATCCTCCCGCCCGACAAGACCGCGTTCCTCGCCGAGCAGAACCGCCAGGCCGCCGCGAACCAGGTGGCCCAGGAGAAACGGGCCAGCGTGAGCGCGATGGGCCAGATCAACAAGGCCAACCGCCAGGCCGTCGAGACGAACCAGGGCGCGGTCATCGTGTTCTTCGGACTGATGGCGACCGTGACCGTGCGCTGCGGCGCGGACGAGGACCTGCGGCTCGACGCCGCGACCCACGCCGTCGAGGGCGCGGCCGGAAGCGCGAAGATCGACCTGCGCCCCTGCTACGGGGCCCAGGACACCGGCTTCGCCGCGAGTCTGCCCCTTGGAATCAATCTGCGCAACTACACGCCGCCCAGCATCCTCAACACCCTGTGA
- a CDS encoding ATPase: MRTRKRPADDATAVDPDMPLLTARLDEPIRPAPWRGRPMRGGGWAGLMPSVDEFFGTSSQVCGGFWPFSTDMSLPVEGVPVGRSLTTGAGVCCDPISWFKAGIIEQPSMFVMGLPAIGKSTFVRRQVWGMSALGMNAIIPGDLKPDYAALTSLLGGQVIRLGSGVGSINPLDPGDVHRTLKRLQGRARADLLAGWQERRSALLEVLLTISRTGREEGRRTVSDVESNVLSTALKILHERTKDDPLPPVVSDLRDLIRTGPPEVRAAAVFDAPEDDDAYLRATRDLLASLHGLANPMGRFGRLFSEQTTEHVDLDRPVDFDISALAQGGDDVVAAVLAATWSAAFAAKDAHDTLAEAGLEPRRNHVIIMDEMHRALRASPLMVDRLDLLTRLNRQWGVGQIMITHTFADLMCLDTQAQNNKARGFVERSKIKMLGALSRTEIQRYLRGESGLPVSRREEDILADWSTPTNFEANASWKGMGKFLLKLGGLPGIPIDVELCELERTGFNDTNLKWTR; this comes from the coding sequence ATGAGAACGAGAAAGCGGCCGGCGGACGACGCCACGGCCGTGGATCCGGACATGCCGCTCCTGACGGCCCGGCTCGACGAGCCGATCCGTCCCGCCCCCTGGCGGGGCCGGCCCATGCGCGGCGGAGGCTGGGCCGGGCTGATGCCGAGCGTTGACGAGTTCTTCGGCACCAGCTCGCAGGTGTGCGGCGGATTCTGGCCCTTCAGCACCGACATGAGCCTCCCGGTCGAGGGCGTGCCCGTCGGCCGTTCCCTGACGACCGGGGCCGGCGTGTGCTGCGATCCGATCAGCTGGTTCAAGGCCGGCATCATCGAACAGCCGTCGATGTTCGTGATGGGCCTGCCCGCGATCGGCAAGTCCACGTTCGTGCGCCGCCAGGTGTGGGGCATGAGCGCCCTGGGAATGAACGCGATCATCCCCGGCGACCTCAAACCCGACTACGCCGCCCTCACAAGCCTGCTCGGCGGCCAGGTCATCCGCCTCGGCTCCGGCGTCGGCTCCATCAACCCCCTGGACCCCGGCGACGTGCACCGCACCCTCAAACGCCTCCAAGGCCGGGCGAGGGCCGATCTGCTCGCCGGATGGCAGGAACGCCGGTCCGCCCTGCTCGAGGTCCTGCTGACCATCTCGCGCACCGGCCGCGAGGAGGGACGGCGCACCGTGTCCGACGTGGAGTCCAACGTGCTGTCCACCGCGCTCAAGATCCTGCACGAACGCACCAAGGACGATCCTCTGCCACCGGTGGTGTCCGACCTGCGCGACCTGATCAGGACCGGTCCGCCCGAGGTGCGCGCGGCGGCCGTGTTCGACGCGCCCGAGGACGACGACGCCTACCTGCGCGCCACGCGCGACCTGCTCGCCAGCCTGCACGGCCTGGCGAACCCGATGGGCCGGTTCGGCCGGCTTTTCAGCGAACAGACCACCGAGCATGTCGACCTCGACCGTCCCGTCGACTTCGACATCAGCGCCCTCGCCCAGGGAGGCGACGACGTGGTCGCCGCCGTGCTCGCCGCCACATGGAGCGCCGCGTTCGCCGCGAAGGACGCGCACGACACCCTCGCCGAAGCCGGCCTCGAACCCCGGCGCAACCACGTCATCATCATGGACGAGATGCACCGCGCCCTGCGCGCCAGCCCGCTCATGGTCGACCGCCTCGACCTGCTCACCCGCCTCAACCGCCAGTGGGGCGTCGGCCAGATCATGATCACGCACACGTTCGCCGACCTCATGTGCCTGGACACACAAGCCCAGAACAACAAGGCCAGGGGCTTCGTGGAGCGTTCCAAGATCAAGATGCTCGGAGCCCTGTCGCGCACGGAGATCCAACGCTACCTGCGCGGCGAGTCCGGACTGCCGGTCAGCCGCCGCGAGGAGGACATCCTCGCCGACTGGTCCACCCCGACCAACTTCGAGGCCAACGCGAGCTGGAAAGGCATGGGCAAATTCCTCCTCAAGCTCGGCGGCCTTCCCGGCATCCCCATCGACGTCGAACTGTGCGAGCTGGAGCGGACGGGCTTCAACGACACCAACCTCAAATGGACACGATAA
- a CDS encoding plasmid mobilization protein has protein sequence MVKKRPRKAQGVSRNRQIHLRVSDEEYELLHHLSSDTGMTMSRLVIEAIKQMGSVEELRKEFERAPIVDKLERIRVEIWHIGHNVNQIARNTNRDMNTMSDDETSVFRSVERCRTLLSDANRILQQEAACQ, from the coding sequence ATGGTGAAGAAAAGACCGCGCAAAGCGCAGGGGGTTTCAAGAAATCGGCAGATTCATCTTCGTGTGTCAGACGAAGAATATGAGCTTCTGCATCACTTGTCGTCGGACACCGGAATGACGATGTCGCGGCTTGTTATCGAGGCGATAAAGCAAATGGGCTCGGTCGAAGAGTTGAGAAAGGAGTTCGAGCGCGCTCCCATCGTCGACAAGCTCGAGCGCATTCGCGTTGAGATCTGGCATATCGGACACAACGTGAACCAGATTGCGCGCAACACCAATCGAGACATGAACACGATGTCTGACGACGAGACTTCAGTTTTCCGATCCGTTGAACGATGCAGGACATTGTTATCCGATGCAAATCGGATACTCCAGCAAGAAGCAGCATGCCAATAG
- a CDS encoding TrbC/VirB2 family protein, translated as MLIETIEAVKAKTTVVLADLQNPAACLPPGFSEPVSTALGWVKALGLVVAIVALIRIGVHVLRQQGDGVPDRDDTFDKLLNWVVGIFIVAGALSFMSALGLSIAESC; from the coding sequence TTGCTTATCGAAACCATCGAGGCCGTCAAGGCCAAGACCACCGTGGTGCTCGCCGACCTCCAGAATCCCGCCGCGTGCCTGCCTCCGGGCTTCAGCGAACCCGTCAGCACCGCGTTGGGCTGGGTCAAGGCGCTCGGCCTGGTCGTCGCGATCGTCGCGCTGATCCGCATCGGCGTGCATGTGCTGCGTCAGCAGGGCGACGGCGTGCCCGACCGCGACGACACGTTCGACAAGCTGCTCAACTGGGTCGTGGGCATCTTCATCGTCGCCGGCGCGCTCTCCTTCATGAGCGCCCTCGGCCTGTCGATCGCGGAGAGCTGCTGA
- a CDS encoding relaxase — MIPKISRGSNPVGLVKYLFGKGRHNEHSNQHLVCASGDMLAAFGLDGRPAESFARIGERFDRRYRVRASKDDPFPKDRRGKYNPERVPGKDRVWHCSLSIKAGQGILSDMEWDAIVRDYLKRMNIIQEDGRETMSWVAVRHGLSRNGNDHVHLMVQLAGDDEWYNTYDDRKHAQRSCRGMERERPELIELDRTVIDSKARFKYEEWRRWAEWKAHDEYDGVRPWDVLDPAERTRLIARVAASTMPRHHVCRVVEACAKASHSEDEFIRRVRREGFNIDPRLRKGVAKGSFDAPEQVVGYRITWRSEDGWTERFSAFDLGDDLRLASLRQDWMRDPRSKALAVQEWRASMENRPPVVSDGMERRLENLSTHDMERLIDEAFHIAKSLENKSGDEYTQAMRDGLRTFDRLRERYGLDDSIPANMMQSFVSPFENNEGVVR; from the coding sequence ATGATTCCGAAAATCAGCAGAGGCTCGAACCCGGTCGGCTTGGTCAAGTACTTGTTCGGCAAGGGACGCCACAACGAACACTCGAACCAGCATCTCGTGTGCGCGAGCGGCGACATGCTGGCCGCGTTCGGCCTCGACGGCAGACCGGCCGAATCGTTCGCGCGCATCGGCGAGAGATTCGACCGACGCTATCGCGTGCGCGCGTCCAAGGACGATCCGTTCCCGAAGGACCGACGCGGCAAATACAATCCCGAACGTGTGCCGGGCAAGGATCGCGTGTGGCATTGCTCGTTGTCGATCAAGGCCGGCCAGGGCATCCTCTCCGACATGGAATGGGACGCGATCGTGCGCGACTATCTGAAGCGCATGAACATCATCCAGGAGGACGGGCGCGAGACGATGTCATGGGTGGCGGTGAGGCACGGGTTGTCGCGCAACGGCAACGACCATGTGCATCTGATGGTGCAGCTCGCCGGCGACGACGAATGGTACAACACCTACGACGACCGCAAGCACGCGCAACGCTCATGCAGGGGCATGGAGCGCGAACGGCCGGAGCTGATCGAACTCGACAGGACGGTCATCGACTCGAAGGCGCGCTTCAAGTACGAGGAGTGGCGGCGTTGGGCGGAGTGGAAGGCGCATGACGAATATGACGGCGTTCGGCCGTGGGATGTTTTGGATCCGGCCGAGCGGACACGTCTTATCGCGCGGGTGGCGGCGTCGACGATGCCGCGCCATCATGTGTGCCGTGTGGTCGAGGCGTGCGCGAAGGCGTCGCACAGCGAGGACGAGTTCATCCGCCGTGTGCGCCGCGAGGGCTTCAACATCGATCCGCGTTTGCGCAAGGGCGTAGCCAAGGGCTCGTTCGATGCGCCGGAGCAGGTGGTCGGCTATCGGATCACCTGGCGCAGCGAGGACGGGTGGACGGAGCGTTTCAGCGCGTTCGACCTCGGCGACGACCTGCGTCTCGCGAGCCTTCGCCAGGATTGGATGCGGGATCCGCGTTCCAAGGCGTTGGCCGTCCAGGAGTGGAGGGCGAGCATGGAGAACCGTCCGCCCGTGGTGTCCGACGGGATGGAGCGCAGGTTGGAGAATCTCTCCACGCATGACATGGAACGTCTGATCGACGAGGCGTTCCACATCGCCAAGAGCCTAGAGAACAAGTCGGGCGACGAATACACCCAAGCGATGCGCGACGGCTTGCGAACGTTCGACCGGTTGCGCGAACGCTACGGTCTCGACGATTCGATCCCGGCGAACATGATGCAATCTTTCGTCTCCCCATTCGAAAACAATGAAGGAGTCGTTCGATGA
- a CDS encoding single-stranded DNA-binding protein — protein sequence MAQTMITVRGNLGANPDFLPAKTAEDGTLMQAKLSATVYENRRVRLADGTWQDDPRGPLKTTIQLFGRTAETAHRLDMRQGDPVVAGGSLAEPAAFVSPKDGELAARTVITASWLSFDSIRLQQRKDNEGQRAVQPQGTEPAAPAGDASPDYVDEPAF from the coding sequence ATGGCGCAAACGATGATCACCGTGCGCGGCAACCTCGGCGCGAACCCCGACTTCCTGCCCGCCAAGACCGCCGAAGACGGCACCCTCATGCAGGCCAAACTCTCCGCGACCGTCTACGAGAACCGTCGCGTCCGCCTCGCCGACGGCACCTGGCAGGACGATCCGCGAGGACCGTTGAAGACCACGATCCAACTGTTCGGCCGTACCGCCGAGACCGCGCACCGCCTCGACATGCGTCAGGGCGATCCCGTCGTCGCCGGCGGAAGCCTCGCCGAACCGGCCGCGTTCGTCAGCCCCAAGGACGGCGAACTCGCCGCCCGCACCGTGATCACCGCCTCCTGGCTGAGCTTCGACTCCATCCGCCTCCAGCAACGCAAGGACAACGAAGGCCAACGCGCCGTCCAGCCCCAAGGGACGGAACCCGCCGCGCCGGCCGGGGATGCGTCCCCGGACTACGTCGACGAGCCCGCCTTCTAA
- a CDS encoding ASCH domain-containing protein gives MKAMLSIKPEYVDRILKGEKTYEFRRRIFKRRDVDTIVIYATSPRSAVVAEATIGGILEETPERIWKRTRKHGGIDEDGFMSYFDGSAVAYAIKLSRVTRFPEPIPLSDYAPEVKAPPQSFIYIQ, from the coding sequence ATGAAGGCTATGTTGTCGATTAAGCCGGAATATGTGGACCGGATCCTCAAGGGAGAAAAAACCTACGAGTTCCGCCGCCGTATCTTCAAGCGCCGTGACGTGGACACGATCGTGATATACGCCACCAGCCCGAGAAGCGCGGTAGTGGCCGAGGCCACCATCGGAGGAATACTCGAAGAGACACCTGAGAGAATCTGGAAACGGACCCGCAAACATGGAGGGATAGACGAGGACGGGTTCATGAGCTACTTCGATGGCAGCGCCGTCGCATACGCCATCAAACTGTCACGGGTGACACGTTTCCCGGAGCCCATCCCCCTTTCGGACTACGCCCCCGAGGTGAAGGCCCCGCCACAATCATTCATATACATCCAATAA
- a CDS encoding type IV secretory system conjugative DNA transfer family protein translates to MMDVDPKLQTNRVADLGQTVRPSSIYMAVALGIGMIVLLVFAAVASWAGRPFDIFALLYVLSGQWTLTGTQWAMAGLLLLGMMMGAAALWWLGKHKIAPKVTGSASRTRVDVYAPSMGHGDAVEKVSRARAETMARRLVVDYDPKTMEPGYPLGRNIVDGALMSTSWEDMATVFAGPRSGKSLCYAIPGVCSAPGPCLATSNKGDILDVTRPVREANHPNSTIWVFDPERIAEPDRVRTTWVWNLIDSVKTIADAKRIADCWRYASGQPQAGGDDFFPGTAAQQLADYLFAAHLGGCTVADVFRWASSEQNTEAVSILNRYPEYGEIATRVGSVIALTPETRSGVFGSLQTMVAFLADPDVIEWILPREGDGTPQGRRVFDPLAFATSEGDTLYLLSAQGRPSTALTASLTAVVAFTAFQYAQSECVANNRRLPVPLCCVLDEAANICRWPELADVYSYFGSAGIPIMTIWQNPDQGKAAFGETSFGSLFNNSNILVYLGGIKDARWLGEISSLVGQREIVRGSLNIDGTGRRSVNNSIQKENILDVSDLAEWPVGRALILASQCRAQIDRTMPWTENGVWANLVNAARRNGTA, encoded by the coding sequence TTGATGGACGTCGATCCGAAACTCCAGACCAACAGGGTCGCCGATCTCGGCCAGACCGTCCGGCCCTCCAGCATCTACATGGCCGTCGCCCTCGGCATCGGCATGATCGTGCTCCTCGTGTTCGCGGCCGTGGCATCCTGGGCCGGCCGGCCGTTCGACATATTCGCGCTCCTGTACGTCCTCTCCGGACAATGGACGCTGACCGGCACGCAATGGGCCATGGCCGGCCTCCTGCTCCTTGGCATGATGATGGGAGCCGCCGCCCTGTGGTGGCTCGGCAAGCACAAAATAGCGCCGAAGGTCACAGGAAGCGCGTCACGCACGCGAGTGGATGTGTACGCGCCGTCGATGGGCCACGGCGACGCCGTCGAGAAGGTCAGCCGCGCACGCGCCGAGACGATGGCCCGCCGCCTCGTCGTCGACTACGATCCCAAAACCATGGAGCCCGGCTACCCGCTGGGACGCAACATCGTCGACGGCGCGCTCATGTCGACCAGTTGGGAGGACATGGCGACCGTGTTCGCCGGCCCGCGCTCCGGCAAATCATTGTGCTACGCGATCCCGGGCGTGTGCAGCGCGCCCGGCCCTTGCCTGGCGACGTCGAACAAGGGCGACATCCTCGACGTCACCCGTCCCGTTCGCGAGGCCAACCATCCCAATTCCACGATATGGGTGTTCGACCCCGAAAGGATCGCCGAACCCGACCGCGTCCGCACCACATGGGTGTGGAACCTGATCGACTCGGTGAAGACCATAGCGGACGCGAAACGCATAGCCGACTGCTGGAGGTACGCCTCCGGCCAACCCCAGGCCGGCGGCGACGACTTCTTCCCCGGAACCGCAGCCCAACAGCTCGCCGACTACCTGTTCGCCGCCCATCTCGGCGGCTGCACCGTGGCCGACGTGTTCCGCTGGGCGAGCAGCGAGCAGAACACGGAAGCGGTCAGCATCCTCAACAGGTATCCCGAATACGGCGAGATCGCCACCCGCGTGGGATCGGTGATCGCGTTGACGCCCGAGACACGGAGCGGTGTGTTCGGCTCCTTGCAGACCATGGTCGCGTTCCTCGCCGACCCGGACGTCATCGAATGGATCCTGCCGCGCGAGGGTGACGGCACCCCGCAAGGCCGTCGCGTCTTCGACCCGCTCGCGTTCGCCACCAGCGAGGGCGACACCCTCTACCTCCTGTCCGCCCAAGGACGGCCCAGCACGGCTCTGACCGCGAGTCTGACGGCCGTGGTCGCGTTCACCGCGTTCCAATACGCCCAATCGGAATGCGTCGCGAACAACCGCCGACTGCCCGTGCCGTTGTGCTGCGTCCTCGACGAGGCCGCGAACATCTGCCGCTGGCCCGAACTCGCCGACGTGTACTCCTATTTCGGCTCGGCGGGGATCCCGATCATGACGATCTGGCAGAACCCCGACCAAGGCAAGGCCGCGTTCGGTGAGACCAGCTTCGGAAGCCTGTTCAACAACTCGAACATCCTCGTCTATCTGGGCGGTATCAAGGACGCGCGGTGGCTTGGGGAGATCAGCTCCCTGGTTGGTCAGCGCGAGATCGTGCGAGGCAGCCTCAACATTGACGGCACCGGCCGGCGGAGCGTGAACAACAGCATCCAGAAGGAGAACATCCTCGACGTGTCCGACCTGGCCGAATGGCCCGTGGGCCGCGCGCTGATCCTCGCGTCCCAATGCAGGGCCCAGATCGACCGGACGATGCCGTGGACCGAGAACGGCGTGTGGGCCAATCTCGTGAACGCGGCCCGACGGAACGGCACGGCATAG